A window of Dickeya zeae NCPPB 2538 contains these coding sequences:
- a CDS encoding MFS transporter yields the protein MSAIKAPTSQSQEASVNITQYMRVIFALAFSGLAELASLFFIQPLLPVLAKDYDIPVSQVSIILSAETAMLAIGLLFTGTLADRYGRKRLIVVSLLLGGLLTLICPLVKSWALLVMVRGVIGLSLSGIAAAATAYISEEVAPVVAGVVTGYFVFGNSIGGMSGRVVASQLIGHVSIDVIFYGFALTLMFAALLVAMILPASKNFKASTSLNFSYIVKGAQAHFKNKKLSLMYVVSFIIFGVFTSLYNYLAFYLAREPFNVSHANAGLISFSFIMSFFTAPQAGRLSQKYGALKVLSALFMIMIGGMLLTLTANLPMFVIGAILFTGCFFGCHSIGLSWVSKNATHARGQATALYLFFYYMGGSVVGYCNGLIFSAAGWLGMTAFIIALLIGGILVATYLNGIQRVNLVAAQSNK from the coding sequence ATGAGTGCAATTAAGGCGCCTACATCACAAAGTCAGGAAGCATCCGTGAATATTACGCAATACATGCGTGTCATTTTCGCACTGGCTTTTTCCGGCCTGGCTGAACTGGCCTCTTTATTTTTTATTCAACCATTACTCCCTGTATTGGCTAAAGATTATGACATTCCGGTCAGCCAGGTCAGTATTATTTTGTCGGCAGAAACCGCCATGCTGGCTATCGGGTTGTTGTTTACCGGTACATTAGCCGACCGTTACGGACGTAAACGTCTGATTGTGGTATCGCTGCTGCTGGGCGGTTTGCTGACGCTGATTTGCCCGCTGGTTAAATCCTGGGCATTGCTGGTGATGGTCCGTGGTGTGATTGGTCTGTCATTAAGTGGTATCGCGGCAGCCGCCACCGCTTATATCAGCGAAGAAGTCGCACCGGTAGTCGCCGGGGTGGTGACCGGGTATTTTGTATTTGGTAACTCGATTGGCGGAATGTCAGGCCGCGTGGTTGCCAGCCAATTGATTGGGCATGTGTCTATTGATGTTATTTTCTATGGTTTTGCCCTGACGCTGATGTTTGCCGCACTGTTGGTTGCTATGATTCTGCCTGCATCGAAAAACTTCAAAGCCAGTACCAGCCTGAACTTTTCTTACATCGTGAAAGGGGCGCAGGCACATTTCAAAAATAAAAAGTTATCACTGATGTATGTGGTTAGCTTCATTATTTTTGGTGTGTTCACCTCACTGTATAATTATCTGGCCTTCTATTTGGCACGTGAGCCTTTCAATGTGTCTCATGCCAATGCCGGGTTGATTTCCTTTAGTTTCATCATGAGCTTTTTTACTGCACCGCAAGCAGGGCGCTTGTCACAAAAATACGGCGCGCTGAAAGTGTTGTCCGCATTATTCATGATTATGATCGGCGGTATGTTACTGACGTTAACCGCTAACCTGCCGATGTTTGTCATTGGTGCCATTCTGTTTACTGGCTGTTTCTTCGGTTGCCACTCGATTGGATTAAGCTGGGTCAGTAAAAATGCTACCCATGCTCGTGGTCAGGCAACGGCACTGTATCTGTTCTTCTACTATATGGGCGGCTCCGTCGTTGGTTATTGCAACGGGCTTATCTTCTCGGCCGCAGGCTGGCTGGGTATGACGGCGTTTATTATTGCATTGCTGATTGGCGGTATTTTGGTGGCGACTTACCTCAATGGTATTCAACGAGTGAATTTAGTCGCGGCACAAAGTAATAAATAA
- a CDS encoding MBL fold metallo-hydrolase, producing MPATITSHDTPHYNRQTGRFFNPRPSTAPRMSLWQSLSLLWRLGFQRKGRVPAKRLPTLSPNLTAFLAADERLKFIWFGHSTLLLNLDDTRILIDPVFSASVSPFSFMFRRFQPPVLAREALPDIDLILLSHDHYDHLDEQTIRAFRDTTTRFIAPLKVGQRLQKWGIDASRIQELDWYHSHTFHGIRFTATPSHHFSGRSMSDRNTTLWASWVIEGQRERLFFSGDSGYGEHFREIGERFGPFDLAFMENGQYNERWPDSHMHPEQTIQAVQDVKARQFMPIHWGMFALAFHDWADPVQHSSQLAQARQLPMLTPMLGEVVTLGTPTTTPMWWEKNIDALPSSPIVEFTKIKGNDICP from the coding sequence ATGCCAGCGACCATCACGTCACATGACACCCCGCACTATAACCGGCAAACCGGGCGTTTTTTCAATCCGCGCCCGTCGACGGCTCCGAGGATGAGTCTGTGGCAAAGCCTGTCACTGCTGTGGCGGCTGGGTTTTCAGCGCAAAGGGCGTGTACCGGCTAAACGGTTACCGACGCTATCCCCCAACCTGACCGCGTTCCTCGCCGCCGATGAGCGCCTTAAATTTATCTGGTTCGGGCACTCCACTTTACTGCTTAATCTGGATGATACCCGCATCCTGATAGACCCAGTCTTTTCCGCCAGCGTCTCCCCTTTTAGCTTTATGTTCCGCCGCTTTCAGCCCCCCGTGCTGGCACGTGAAGCCCTGCCGGATATCGACCTCATCCTGCTATCGCACGACCACTACGATCATCTCGACGAGCAAACCATCCGCGCTTTTCGTGACACCACAACCCGCTTTATCGCCCCACTGAAAGTGGGTCAACGCCTGCAAAAATGGGGGATCGACGCCAGCCGTATTCAGGAGCTGGACTGGTATCACTCTCATACGTTTCACGGCATTCGCTTTACCGCCACACCGTCGCACCATTTTTCCGGCCGCAGTATGTCTGATCGTAACACCACGCTGTGGGCCTCCTGGGTGATCGAAGGCCAACGGGAACGTCTCTTTTTTAGTGGTGATTCTGGTTACGGCGAACATTTCCGTGAGATTGGTGAACGCTTTGGTCCGTTTGATCTCGCCTTCATGGAAAACGGCCAGTACAACGAACGCTGGCCAGACTCACACATGCACCCGGAGCAGACTATACAGGCGGTACAAGACGTAAAAGCCCGCCAGTTCATGCCCATCCATTGGGGCATGTTTGCGCTGGCGTTTCACGACTGGGCCGACCCGGTGCAACACAGCAGCCAGTTAGCGCAAGCGCGACAGCTACCGATGCTGACACCGATGCTGGGTGAAGTGGTCACGCTGGGGACCCCCACAACCACACCGATGTGGTGGGAGAAAAACATTGATGCCCTGCCGTCCAGCCCTATCGTAGAATTCACGAAAATAAAAGGTAATGATATATGCCCTTAA
- a CDS encoding LysR family transcriptional regulator, translating to MQHELQGIKAFVKIADTGCFTKASELLHISQPALTRRIKKLEESLGTALFERSTRRVSLTAVGKSFLPNARNLIDFYENSILNIQEMASHQTGFVTLSCIPTAAFYFLPAVIRNYNEHYPNIRIRILEHSASDCLDAVLNGDADFGINMINVTHFNVEFIPLVNEPFVLACRRDHPLAEKSLVMWEELADYPLIGVRRSSGNRLLIEQALENSAWKPNWFYEVRHLSTSLGMVEAGLGIAAVPSLAMPRDEHHVLVSKPLIEPVVRRTLGVVQRKDSTLSPAAERFKDMLMHLWSNEKNSPWIGKFNL from the coding sequence ATGCAGCATGAGCTTCAGGGCATTAAGGCATTTGTGAAAATTGCGGATACCGGCTGTTTTACCAAAGCCTCAGAGTTGTTGCATATTTCTCAACCTGCGTTGACGCGGCGGATAAAAAAACTGGAAGAGAGCCTGGGAACTGCGCTGTTTGAACGTTCGACTCGCCGGGTCAGCCTGACCGCCGTCGGCAAAAGTTTTTTGCCCAACGCAAGAAACCTCATTGATTTTTATGAAAACTCGATCCTGAATATTCAGGAGATGGCGTCACACCAAACCGGCTTTGTCACGTTGTCATGTATTCCAACCGCCGCCTTTTATTTCCTGCCTGCGGTGATTCGTAATTACAACGAACACTACCCAAATATACGCATTCGTATACTGGAACACAGCGCAAGCGACTGTCTGGACGCCGTGCTCAACGGGGACGCGGATTTTGGTATTAATATGATCAACGTCACACACTTTAATGTGGAGTTCATACCGCTGGTGAATGAGCCTTTTGTACTGGCCTGCCGACGCGACCACCCGCTGGCAGAGAAGTCACTGGTGATGTGGGAAGAACTGGCCGATTACCCGCTGATTGGCGTGAGACGCTCCAGCGGCAACCGGTTATTGATTGAACAGGCACTGGAAAACAGCGCCTGGAAACCGAATTGGTTTTATGAAGTACGTCACCTCTCCACCTCCCTGGGTATGGTGGAAGCCGGTTTAGGGATTGCGGCGGTGCCCAGTCTGGCGATGCCGCGCGACGAGCACCACGTGTTAGTGAGTAAGCCGTTGATAGAGCCCGTCGTGCGCAGAACACTCGGGGTGGTGCAACGTAAAGATTCCACGTTGAGTCCAGCGGCAGAGCGCTTTAAAGATATGTTGATGCATCTGTGGTCTAACGAGAAAAACAGCCCCTGGATCGGCAAGTTTAACCTGTAA
- the citD gene encoding citrate lyase acyl carrier protein: EVIKQFGAQITRVVNDTLSALGVESGTVVVEDKGALDCVIRARVQSAVLRAADVEQIDWERL, translated from the coding sequence TGAGGTCATCAAGCAGTTTGGCGCACAGATCACCCGGGTGGTGAACGACACGCTGAGTGCGCTGGGCGTTGAGTCCGGCACCGTGGTGGTGGAAGACAAGGGGGCGCTGGACTGCGTCATCCGGGCCCGGGTGCAGAGCGCCGTGCTGCGTGCCGCCGATGTGGAACAGATTGACTGGGAGAGACTGTGA
- the citF gene encoding citrate lyase subunit alpha, with protein sequence MSNFIEALQKQYPEQRPLHPFVSANHRTPWLDDVTEKHRRKLCADLEEAIRKSGLRDGMTISFHHAFREGDKVINHVVDTLARLGFKDLTLASSSLMTCNAPLIEHIRNGVISRIYTSGMRGKLADAISHGLMTEPVQIHSHGGRVHLLQSGELTIDVAFLGVPSSDEFGNANGTSGKSRCGSLGYAMVDAHYAKTVVLLTESLVPFPNMPASIVQDQVDFVVPVEEVGDPAKISVGAARVTSNPRELLIARRAADVIAHSGYFKPGFSIQTGSGAASTACTRFLEDRMHKQGVTARFALGGITGSIVDLHEKGLIETLLDTQCFDANAAASLAKNPKHVEISTNVYANPSAKAACCDQLDVVILSALEIDTRFNVNVITGSDGVMRGASGGHCDVATAANLTIVVAPLIRSRIPTVVRQVTTCVTPGSAIDVLVTDHGIAVNPARPEVAARLTEAGLSVMPIEELYQRAIALVGEPKAIEFHDRIVGVIRYRDGSVIDVVRQVKEDNA encoded by the coding sequence ATGAGTAACTTTATTGAAGCACTGCAGAAGCAATACCCGGAACAACGTCCGCTGCACCCGTTCGTCAGTGCCAACCACCGTACCCCCTGGCTGGATGACGTCACCGAAAAACACCGGCGCAAGCTGTGTGCCGACCTGGAGGAGGCCATCCGCAAGAGCGGGCTGCGGGACGGCATGACCATCTCCTTCCACCACGCGTTCCGTGAAGGGGACAAGGTGATCAACCACGTGGTGGACACGCTGGCCCGGCTGGGCTTTAAGGACCTGACGCTGGCGTCGAGCTCGCTGATGACCTGCAACGCGCCGCTGATCGAGCATATCCGCAACGGGGTGATCAGCCGTATCTACACCTCCGGCATGCGCGGCAAGCTGGCGGACGCGATTTCGCACGGGCTGATGACAGAGCCGGTGCAGATCCACTCGCACGGCGGACGGGTGCACCTGCTGCAGAGCGGGGAGCTGACGATAGACGTGGCATTCCTCGGGGTGCCGAGCAGCGACGAATTCGGCAACGCCAACGGCACGTCGGGGAAATCGCGCTGCGGGTCGCTGGGCTACGCGATGGTGGACGCGCACTACGCGAAGACGGTGGTGCTGCTGACGGAAAGCCTGGTGCCGTTCCCGAACATGCCGGCCAGCATCGTGCAGGACCAGGTGGACTTCGTGGTGCCGGTGGAGGAAGTGGGCGACCCGGCGAAAATCAGCGTGGGGGCGGCGCGCGTGACCAGCAACCCGCGCGAGCTGCTGATAGCGCGCCGGGCGGCGGACGTGATAGCCCATTCCGGCTACTTCAAACCGGGCTTTTCCATCCAGACCGGCTCCGGCGCGGCCTCGACCGCCTGTACCCGTTTTCTGGAAGACCGGATGCACAAGCAGGGGGTGACGGCGCGCTTTGCGCTTGGCGGCATCACCGGCAGCATCGTCGACCTGCACGAGAAGGGGCTGATAGAGACGCTGCTGGATACCCAGTGCTTTGACGCCAACGCGGCGGCCTCGCTGGCGAAAAACCCGAAACACGTGGAAATCTCGACCAACGTGTACGCCAACCCGAGCGCCAAGGCGGCGTGCTGCGACCAGCTGGACGTGGTGATTTTGAGTGCGCTGGAAATCGACACCCGGTTCAACGTGAACGTGATAACCGGGTCGGACGGGGTGATGCGCGGGGCGTCGGGCGGGCACTGCGACGTGGCGACGGCAGCGAACCTGACCATCGTGGTGGCCCCGCTGATCCGCAGCCGTATCCCGACGGTGGTGCGTCAGGTGACCACCTGCGTGACCCCAGGCAGCGCGATAGACGTGCTGGTGACGGACCACGGTATCGCGGTGAACCCGGCACGCCCGGAAGTAGCCGCGCGGCTGACCGAGGCCGGGCTGAGCGTGATGCCTATCGAAGAACTGTATCAGCGGGCGATAGCGCTGGTGGGCGAGCCGAAGGCGATTGAATTCCACGACCGCATCGTGGGGGTGATCCGCTACCGTGACGGCAGCGTGATCGACGTGGTGCGTCAGGTGAAAGAGGACAACGCGTGA
- the citE gene encoding citrate (pro-3S)-lyase subunit beta, with product MSTTQPKKLRRSMLFLPGANAAMLSNAFIYQPDSIMFDLEDAVSLREKDTARLLVFHALQHPMYRDIETVVRINQLNTPFGLKDLEAAVRGGVDVIRLPKTDSTDDVDELEHHLARIEKACGRAVGSTRIMAAIESAVGVINAVSIARSSERMIGIALAAFDYVMDMQTERGDGTELFYARCAVLHAARAAGIDAFDVVYSNVNDEEGFLKEVELIRKLGFNGKSLINPRQIELLHNAYAPTQDEVDYAHLVIKAAEEGERAGLGVISLNGKMIDGPIINHARQVVERARASGVRQ from the coding sequence ATGAGCACCACGCAACCGAAAAAACTGCGCCGCAGCATGCTGTTCCTGCCGGGCGCCAATGCCGCCATGCTGTCCAACGCCTTCATCTACCAGCCGGACTCCATCATGTTCGACCTGGAGGACGCGGTGTCGCTGCGCGAGAAAGATACCGCGCGCCTGCTGGTGTTCCATGCGCTGCAGCACCCGATGTACCGGGACATTGAAACCGTGGTGCGCATCAACCAGCTCAACACCCCGTTCGGGCTCAAGGACCTGGAAGCGGCGGTGCGCGGCGGGGTGGATGTCATCCGCCTGCCGAAGACCGACTCCACCGACGACGTCGACGAGCTGGAGCACCACCTGGCGCGCATCGAGAAGGCCTGCGGCCGGGCCGTCGGCTCCACCCGCATCATGGCGGCCATCGAGTCGGCGGTCGGGGTGATTAACGCGGTGTCCATCGCCCGCTCGTCCGAGCGCATGATTGGCATCGCGCTGGCGGCGTTCGACTACGTGATGGACATGCAGACCGAGCGCGGGGACGGCACCGAGCTGTTCTACGCCCGCTGTGCGGTGCTGCATGCCGCCCGTGCCGCCGGTATCGACGCGTTTGACGTGGTGTACTCCAACGTCAACGACGAGGAGGGGTTCCTGAAGGAAGTGGAGCTGATCCGCAAGCTGGGCTTCAACGGCAAGTCGCTGATCAACCCGCGGCAGATTGAACTGCTGCACAACGCCTACGCGCCGACCCAGGACGAGGTGGACTACGCCCACCTGGTGATTAAGGCGGCGGAAGAGGGCGAGCGCGCCGGCCTGGGGGTCATCTCGCTGAACGGAAAAATGATCGACGGCCCGATTATCAACCACGCCCGCCAGGTGGTGGAGCGTGCGCGGGCCTCCGGCGTGCGCCAGTAG
- a CDS encoding 4-oxalomesaconate tautomerase: protein MVKIPCVLMRGGTSKGPVILASDLPQDSEQRDEVLLALMGSGHELEIDGIGGGAPQTSKVAIVSKSTHPEADVDYLFAQVMVKERRVDTTPNCGNMLCAVGPFAIEHGLVSARHPTTRVRIRNLNTGTMVDADIHTPQQCVEYDGETTIDGVPGSAAPVGLTFLNSAGSKTGKLFPTGNVRDVFDGVAVTCIDMAMPMVLIDARSLDKTGSESPQALETDQAFMQRLEHIRLQAGQAMGLGDVSNKVIPKPVLLSPPNAGGTIQVRYFMPHNCHRSLAITGSIGISTACVVEGSVAQDVLSEKDRTAFLENVTIEHPSGKIAVSLMKNGERHEDIRASVIRTARKLFVGNVYVPSYALETEDI, encoded by the coding sequence ATGGTAAAGATTCCCTGTGTATTAATGCGCGGTGGTACATCGAAAGGCCCGGTAATTCTGGCCAGTGATTTACCGCAAGATAGCGAACAGCGTGACGAGGTGTTGCTGGCCTTAATGGGCTCCGGCCATGAGCTGGAGATCGATGGCATTGGCGGTGGTGCGCCGCAGACCAGTAAAGTCGCCATTGTCAGCAAATCGACCCATCCAGAGGCGGATGTCGATTACCTGTTTGCACAGGTGATGGTCAAAGAGCGCCGGGTTGATACCACACCCAACTGCGGCAACATGCTGTGCGCGGTGGGGCCGTTCGCGATTGAACATGGGCTGGTGAGCGCCCGGCATCCTACCACACGGGTACGCATTCGTAACCTGAATACCGGGACGATGGTGGATGCCGACATCCACACGCCGCAACAATGCGTCGAGTACGACGGCGAAACGACAATCGACGGTGTACCCGGCAGCGCGGCACCGGTCGGCCTGACCTTTCTGAATTCTGCTGGCAGTAAAACCGGCAAACTGTTTCCCACTGGCAACGTACGCGATGTGTTTGATGGCGTCGCGGTGACCTGTATCGATATGGCGATGCCGATGGTGCTGATCGATGCCCGCTCACTGGATAAAACCGGTAGCGAGTCGCCGCAGGCACTGGAAACGGATCAGGCGTTTATGCAACGACTGGAACATATCCGTTTGCAAGCCGGGCAGGCGATGGGGCTGGGGGATGTCAGCAATAAAGTGATTCCCAAACCCGTATTACTCAGCCCGCCGAATGCCGGTGGCACGATTCAGGTGCGCTACTTTATGCCGCACAACTGCCATCGCTCGCTGGCGATTACCGGGTCTATCGGTATTTCTACTGCCTGTGTGGTTGAAGGCAGCGTGGCACAAGATGTGCTGTCAGAAAAAGACAGAACGGCGTTCCTGGAAAACGTCACTATTGAACACCCAAGTGGAAAAATCGCCGTGTCGCTGATGAAAAATGGTGAGCGTCACGAAGATATTCGGGCTTCGGTTATTCGAACGGCAAGAAAGTTATTTGTCGGTAATGTTTATGTTCCTTCATACGCTCTGGAAACGGAAGATATTTAA
- a CDS encoding bifunctional aconitate hydratase 2/2-methylisocitrate dehydratase: MLEQYNAHIAERREMGIPPKPLTAQQATDLVAQLSASENQSSGDIPAWLDLLTYHISPGVDDAAQVKADFLGKIVRGELTIAAISPVAAVRLLATMQGGYNIQPLIDALDNNELAEEAVKALSHTLLIFDYFGEIEKKAGQGNVAAQRVLQSWAEAEWFSARPALAEKITLTVFKVAGETNTDDLSPAPEAWSRPDIPLHALCMLSVPRDGVTPDKPGSIGPVAQMQALKAQGHPLVYVGDVVGTGSSRKSATNSILWHIGQDIPFVPNKRAGGVVLAGKIAPIFFNTLEDSGALPIEMDVTALSTGDVIDVYPYQGDVRRHDDNTLITRFSLKTDVLLDEVHAGGRIALIVGRSLTARARQSLGLAASTAFRLPQAPAESSRGYTLAQKIVGKACGVAGVRPGQYCEPQMTTVGSQDTTGGMTRDELKDLACLQFSADLVMQSFCHTSAYPKPVDVNLHKTLPDFITQRNGVSLRPGDGIIHSWLNRMLVPDTVGTGADSHTRFPIGLSFPGGSGLVAFAAATGIMPLDMPESVLVRFKGQMQPGITLRDLVHAIPYFAIQQGLLTVAKQGKKNIFSGRILEIEGLAGLSVEQAFELADASAERSAAACTIKLEQTEVETYLRSNVALLRSMIEEGYQDAPTLARRVERMEQWLDDPQLLEADADADYAAVIEIDLATINEPILCVPNDPDDVKTLSDVAGNRIDEVFIGSCMTNIGHFRAAGKLMSQHQGDIAARLWLAPPTRMDAHQLSDEGYFSQFIKSGVRIEPAGCSLCMGNQARVKAGSHVVSTSTRNFPHRLGTDASVYLASAELSTVAAILGRLPTAAEYLQQVAVLSPSASDIYRYLNFAAPADPAAGKRIPVQAV, translated from the coding sequence ATGTTAGAACAGTATAATGCCCATATTGCAGAACGACGTGAAATGGGCATTCCGCCCAAGCCGTTAACTGCCCAGCAGGCGACAGATCTGGTCGCTCAATTATCTGCCAGCGAAAATCAGTCCTCTGGCGATATTCCGGCGTGGCTTGACCTGCTGACATACCATATTTCTCCCGGCGTTGATGATGCGGCACAAGTGAAAGCCGATTTTCTGGGGAAAATTGTACGTGGCGAGCTAACTATTGCGGCAATTTCTCCGGTTGCTGCTGTGCGTTTATTGGCGACGATGCAGGGTGGCTATAATATTCAGCCATTAATTGATGCACTCGATAATAATGAGCTAGCCGAAGAAGCAGTAAAGGCACTCAGCCATACGCTGCTGATATTTGATTATTTTGGTGAGATTGAAAAGAAAGCCGGGCAGGGGAATGTTGCTGCACAGCGGGTATTACAGTCCTGGGCCGAGGCCGAATGGTTTAGCGCTCGTCCGGCTCTGGCGGAAAAAATCACGCTGACGGTATTTAAAGTCGCGGGTGAAACCAACACTGATGACCTGTCTCCGGCACCGGAAGCCTGGTCGCGTCCGGATATCCCGCTGCATGCGCTGTGCATGCTGAGCGTGCCGCGTGATGGCGTCACGCCGGATAAACCGGGGTCTATCGGCCCGGTGGCGCAGATGCAAGCCCTGAAAGCGCAGGGGCATCCGCTGGTGTATGTCGGTGATGTGGTGGGCACCGGTTCGTCGCGTAAATCCGCCACTAACTCGATTCTGTGGCACATCGGGCAGGATATTCCGTTCGTACCAAACAAGCGTGCCGGTGGGGTGGTGCTGGCCGGTAAAATCGCGCCGATTTTCTTTAACACACTGGAAGACTCCGGCGCGCTGCCAATCGAGATGGATGTGACCGCGCTGTCGACGGGTGATGTGATTGATGTGTATCCCTATCAGGGTGACGTGCGTCGCCATGATGATAATACCCTGATCACCCGCTTTAGCCTGAAAACCGACGTGCTGCTGGATGAAGTGCACGCGGGCGGACGTATTGCGCTGATCGTCGGGCGCAGCCTGACCGCACGTGCCCGTCAGTCGTTGGGGCTGGCCGCAAGCACGGCATTCCGTTTGCCTCAGGCACCTGCCGAGTCATCACGCGGCTATACGCTGGCGCAGAAAATCGTGGGTAAGGCGTGTGGCGTTGCCGGTGTTCGTCCGGGGCAGTATTGTGAGCCGCAGATGACCACGGTGGGCTCGCAGGATACCACCGGCGGCATGACACGCGATGAGCTGAAAGATTTGGCCTGCCTGCAATTCTCTGCCGATCTGGTGATGCAGTCGTTCTGCCACACGTCGGCTTACCCGAAACCGGTTGACGTCAATCTGCATAAGACCCTGCCGGATTTTATCACCCAGCGTAATGGGGTATCGCTGCGTCCGGGTGATGGCATCATCCACTCCTGGCTCAACCGGATGCTGGTGCCGGATACCGTCGGCACCGGTGCAGATTCCCACACTCGTTTCCCGATTGGTCTGTCGTTCCCCGGTGGTTCCGGTCTGGTGGCGTTCGCGGCGGCAACCGGCATCATGCCGCTGGATATGCCAGAGTCGGTACTGGTGCGCTTTAAAGGGCAGATGCAACCGGGCATTACGCTGCGTGACCTGGTCCATGCCATCCCTTACTTTGCTATCCAGCAAGGGTTGCTGACTGTCGCCAAGCAGGGTAAGAAAAACATCTTCTCCGGCCGTATTCTGGAAATTGAGGGTCTGGCGGGGTTGAGCGTCGAGCAGGCGTTTGAACTGGCGGATGCCTCGGCCGAGCGCTCGGCGGCGGCCTGTACCATCAAGCTCGAGCAGACGGAAGTGGAAACCTATTTGCGCTCGAATGTGGCGTTGCTGCGCAGCATGATAGAAGAGGGATATCAGGATGCGCCGACGCTGGCACGGCGCGTTGAACGCATGGAACAGTGGCTGGATGATCCGCAGTTGCTGGAAGCCGATGCCGACGCTGACTATGCCGCTGTTATCGAGATCGATCTGGCAACCATCAACGAGCCGATTCTGTGCGTTCCCAATGACCCGGATGATGTGAAAACCCTCTCCGATGTGGCAGGAAACCGTATTGATGAGGTGTTTATCGGTTCATGCATGACCAATATTGGGCATTTCCGTGCGGCAGGTAAACTGATGTCGCAACATCAAGGGGATATCGCCGCCCGGCTTTGGCTGGCACCGCCCACACGTATGGATGCCCACCAGCTTAGCGATGAGGGCTATTTTAGCCAGTTCATTAAATCAGGCGTGCGTATTGAACCGGCTGGATGTTCGCTCTGTATGGGGAATCAGGCCCGCGTGAAAGCCGGTAGCCATGTGGTTTCCACCTCGACACGTAATTTCCCGCATCGTCTGGGGACGGACGCCAGCGTCTACCTGGCATCGGCTGAGCTGAGTACGGTAGCGGCGATACTGGGTCGGTTGCCTACGGCGGCGGAGTATTTGCAGCAGGTGGCGGTTCTGTCCCCGTCTGCGTCAGATATTTACCGCTATTTGAACTTTGCTGCACCGGCAGATCCGGCGGCAGGAAAGCGTATTCCGGTACAGGCTGTTTGA
- the citX gene encoding citrate lyase holo-[acyl-carrier protein] synthase, giving the protein MSETVTGTAVSVSLDSLLAAKERRHARQQQLLALHQSTVVSLTLVTPGAVKDSALYRRAMGAAVAAFNDLCLARGWGVPAQQLHWLETGSEAFWVITKDALSVKAAAIALEEQHPLGRLWDFDVFCPKAGSVSRTLLAHEPRRCLLCDEPAHVCSRGQRHTLTAVVGRIESMLHGWLDGR; this is encoded by the coding sequence GTGAGCGAGACAGTGACAGGCACTGCGGTCAGCGTCTCACTGGACAGTCTGCTGGCGGCGAAGGAGCGCCGCCATGCACGCCAGCAGCAGCTGCTGGCGTTGCACCAGTCGACGGTGGTGTCGCTGACGCTGGTGACGCCGGGTGCGGTGAAGGACTCGGCGCTGTACCGGCGGGCGATGGGGGCCGCGGTGGCGGCGTTCAACGACCTGTGTCTGGCCCGGGGATGGGGGGTGCCGGCGCAGCAGCTGCACTGGCTGGAGACGGGGTCGGAGGCGTTCTGGGTGATAACCAAGGATGCGCTGAGTGTGAAGGCGGCGGCGATTGCGCTGGAAGAGCAGCATCCGCTGGGGCGGCTGTGGGATTTTGACGTGTTCTGCCCGAAGGCCGGGTCGGTGAGTCGAACGCTGCTGGCGCACGAACCTCGTCGGTGTCTGCTGTGTGATGAACCGGCTCATGTGTGTTCCCGTGGACAGCGTCATACGCTGACGGCGGTGGTAGGGCGCATCGAATCGATGTTGCATGGCTGGCTTGACGGACGCTGA